A genomic region of Actinomycetota bacterium contains the following coding sequences:
- a CDS encoding peptidoglycan DD-metalloendopeptidase family protein has protein sequence MVVTLLVLALSLTGSATAQDLEDVVEQREELEAELDQAVAAWEDLVARLATAEEELAQLETRVAALEAEAQEVNAALADRARAAFKRGDGSMLTTMLGAEGPEGALERAQFLVALTGRDRGQLEGATNLKVQLQQSRTLLEDKAAELASLREEMAAIQADLEGRLSSVKVKEAELRSRRERQRTISNGVQNGTYACIIAAPYHFRDTWGHPRSGGRRHKGTDVMGQMNAQVYAFTHGRISRLSNGGLGGISVYLWGDDDVEYFYTHLNGYAPGVHVGMRVEAGQWIALNGNTGNARGGAPHIHFEIHPGGGGAVNPYPWLSPACF, from the coding sequence GTGGTGGTCACCCTCCTCGTGCTCGCCCTGTCGCTGACCGGTTCGGCCACGGCCCAGGACCTCGAGGACGTCGTCGAGCAGCGCGAGGAGCTCGAGGCCGAGCTCGATCAGGCCGTCGCCGCCTGGGAGGATCTGGTCGCTCGCCTCGCGACCGCGGAGGAGGAGCTGGCCCAGCTCGAGACCCGGGTCGCGGCCCTCGAGGCCGAGGCCCAGGAGGTCAACGCCGCCCTCGCGGACCGTGCCCGCGCCGCTTTCAAGCGCGGCGACGGGTCGATGCTGACCACGATGCTCGGAGCCGAGGGCCCTGAGGGAGCGCTCGAACGTGCCCAGTTCCTCGTGGCCCTGACGGGCCGTGACCGCGGCCAGCTCGAGGGCGCCACCAACCTCAAGGTCCAGCTGCAGCAGTCCCGCACCCTGCTCGAGGACAAGGCGGCAGAGCTCGCCAGCCTGCGCGAGGAGATGGCCGCGATCCAAGCCGACCTCGAGGGCCGCCTGTCGTCGGTCAAGGTCAAGGAAGCCGAGCTGCGCAGTCGTCGCGAGCGGCAGCGGACCATCTCCAACGGCGTCCAGAACGGCACCTACGCCTGCATCATCGCGGCGCCCTACCACTTCCGCGACACCTGGGGACATCCCCGGTCGGGTGGACGTCGACACAAGGGCACCGACGTGATGGGCCAGATGAACGCCCAGGTCTACGCCTTCACCCACGGCCGCATCTCGCGGCTGAGCAACGGCGGCCTCGGCGGCATCTCGGTGTACCTGTGGGGCGACGACGACGTCGAATACTTCTACACCCACCTCAACGGCTACGCCCCGGGCGTCCACGTCGGCATGCGCGTCGAGGCTGGGCAGTGGATCGCACTGAACGGCAACACCGGCAACGCGCGCGGTGGCGCCCCGCACATCCACTTCGAGATCCACCCCGGTGGTGGCGGTGCCGTGAATCCCTACCCGTGGCTCAGCCCCGCGTGCTTCTGA
- a CDS encoding NYN domain-containing protein: MRHLLLWDAPNIDMTVANIIDGKPTSKERPDLHVLGKWLVDRAAGGDVEACVFINVAPHVAGPLRGWVLWLLEQGYRVFARPKVGDSDVDEDMLAHIHARAADGDLGAVYVGSNDARNFLQPLETLAGDEVAVHALGFTEYAGGLSTSDLITFVDLEDIPGLFEQALPRINLEVLPDEGRWFEPTGTLGVAVGEDVA, encoded by the coding sequence ATGCGCCACCTGCTGCTGTGGGACGCACCGAACATCGACATGACCGTCGCCAACATCATCGACGGCAAGCCGACCTCGAAGGAACGTCCGGACCTGCACGTCCTCGGCAAGTGGCTCGTCGACCGCGCTGCGGGCGGCGATGTCGAGGCGTGCGTCTTCATCAACGTCGCCCCGCACGTCGCCGGGCCCCTGCGCGGCTGGGTGCTGTGGCTGCTCGAGCAGGGCTACCGCGTGTTCGCCAGGCCGAAGGTCGGCGACAGCGACGTGGACGAGGACATGCTCGCGCACATCCACGCCCGAGCAGCGGATGGCGACCTCGGTGCGGTCTACGTGGGCTCGAACGACGCCAGGAACTTCCTCCAGCCGCTCGAGACGCTCGCAGGCGACGAGGTGGCGGTCCACGCGCTGGGGTTCACCGAGTACGCCGGCGGACTGTCGACCAGCGATCTCATCACCTTCGTGGACCTCGAGGACATCCCCGGTCTGTTCGAGCAGGCGCTCCCACGCATCAACCTCGAGGTGCTGCCCGACGAGGGCCGCTGGTTCGAGCCGACGGGCACGCTGGGTGTCGCCGTCGGGGAGGACGTCGCCTGA
- a CDS encoding cell wall-binding repeat-containing protein has product MSARTQRGVGARTPTILLLLVLTAVAWVLPLAPSSSEPPSTRTRHVTVAPPGQTGAARWAIAERIDAGDAVLVGADWGGDHDVEVEVRARRGQRWDPWQELHLPDDHGPDPGSTEAERAVSATVSDPVWLGPSDEIEVRVRGQLQRPVDLTLVEVGGGDGLAYTPPQLHRGSGTAHAATTQPEILSRASWGANEDIRKYVPLYAGDARFAVVHHTAGSNSYSREEADDVVRAIYSYHVESRGWDDIAYNFLIDRYGTIYEGRSGGITEAVIGAHAAGWNEGSFGVAVMGDFTSTEPTQASLDALDRLLAWKLDVHHINPHGETTEIAGGGSSNRYDRGDRVTFPTIIGHRTNNHTTCPGERLFDHVIGSDPIADRVEAIGLPKAYGGLPAAREQPQVGNRPNVAAVFTDDLDWQFTIRDEETGELVRSTGGVHQSEVDLVWDLRDAAGTPVPPGAYVAELQARLGTDEITPVTTEIEVTPPAERRGGETRIETAVELSRWAFPSARRVVIAAASAYPDALVATPLAGSFGGPVLLVDRKVVPEVVIEEIRRLGADEAWIVGGTARISKQVEEQLVRETRVPADAIHRRAGIDRFETAAAVAETVIAREDPTEVLLALGAHPDDTRAFPDALSAGAFGAEFDLPVLLTQGTFLPARTREVLASRPWEDGIRVFGGEAAVSAAVADAARDAASGTGVFRFAGADRYDTSRLAAEETLRRWQERIEEEGPDPNDDPTGLEVVLSSGLNWPDALGAGAAADRRNAVFLLVHAAEVGRSAAVQEWLTDNAVTLAHGLISGGPEAVDDEVVDAIGSIIASAGPHQDDPETWAPDPFAPQPEPSPTAIPTLP; this is encoded by the coding sequence GTGAGTGCGAGAACGCAGCGTGGGGTCGGGGCGCGGACGCCCACGATCCTGCTCCTGCTCGTCCTGACAGCGGTCGCGTGGGTCCTCCCCCTCGCGCCCTCGTCGAGCGAGCCGCCGAGCACCCGGACCCGCCACGTCACCGTCGCGCCGCCCGGGCAGACGGGGGCGGCGCGATGGGCGATCGCGGAGCGCATCGACGCCGGTGACGCCGTCCTCGTCGGTGCCGACTGGGGCGGCGACCACGACGTCGAGGTCGAGGTCCGCGCCCGTCGGGGCCAGCGCTGGGATCCCTGGCAGGAGCTGCACCTGCCCGACGACCACGGACCCGATCCCGGTTCCACCGAGGCGGAACGTGCCGTGAGCGCGACCGTCAGCGACCCGGTGTGGCTCGGCCCCTCCGACGAGATCGAGGTGCGCGTCCGAGGTCAGCTGCAGCGGCCGGTCGACCTCACGCTCGTCGAGGTGGGCGGCGGAGACGGGCTGGCGTACACGCCGCCCCAGCTGCACCGTGGCTCGGGGACCGCGCACGCCGCGACCACCCAACCCGAGATCCTCAGCCGCGCCTCGTGGGGCGCCAACGAGGACATCCGCAAGTACGTGCCGCTGTACGCGGGGGACGCCCGCTTCGCGGTCGTGCACCACACCGCTGGCTCGAACAGCTACTCGCGCGAGGAAGCCGACGACGTGGTGCGAGCGATCTACTCCTACCACGTCGAGAGTCGCGGCTGGGACGACATCGCCTACAACTTCCTCATCGACCGCTACGGGACCATCTACGAAGGGCGCTCCGGGGGCATCACGGAGGCGGTGATCGGGGCGCACGCCGCCGGCTGGAACGAGGGCTCGTTCGGCGTAGCGGTGATGGGCGACTTCACCTCCACCGAGCCGACCCAGGCGTCACTCGACGCGCTCGACCGCCTGCTCGCCTGGAAACTCGATGTGCACCACATCAACCCGCACGGCGAGACCACCGAGATCGCCGGCGGAGGCTCGAGCAACCGCTACGACCGCGGTGACCGGGTCACCTTCCCGACCATCATCGGGCACCGCACGAACAACCACACCACCTGTCCGGGCGAGCGGCTGTTCGACCACGTGATCGGGTCCGACCCGATCGCCGACCGTGTCGAGGCCATCGGGCTGCCGAAGGCCTACGGCGGCCTGCCGGCTGCCCGCGAGCAGCCACAGGTGGGCAACCGGCCCAACGTCGCGGCGGTCTTCACCGACGACCTCGACTGGCAGTTCACGATCCGGGACGAGGAGACCGGCGAGCTCGTGCGTTCCACGGGAGGTGTCCACCAGTCCGAGGTGGACCTGGTGTGGGATCTGCGTGATGCCGCCGGGACGCCCGTCCCACCGGGCGCCTACGTGGCGGAGCTGCAGGCCCGGCTCGGCACCGACGAGATCACACCGGTCACGACCGAGATCGAGGTCACGCCACCGGCAGAACGGCGCGGTGGCGAGACGCGCATCGAGACCGCGGTCGAGCTGTCACGGTGGGCCTTCCCGAGCGCGCGCCGCGTCGTCATCGCTGCGGCATCGGCCTACCCGGATGCACTGGTCGCCACACCACTCGCGGGCTCGTTCGGCGGACCCGTGCTGCTCGTCGACCGCAAGGTCGTGCCCGAGGTGGTGATCGAGGAGATCCGTAGGCTCGGAGCCGACGAGGCCTGGATCGTCGGAGGGACCGCTCGCATCTCGAAGCAGGTCGAGGAACAGCTCGTTCGCGAGACGCGCGTGCCAGCAGATGCGATCCACCGTCGGGCAGGCATCGACCGGTTCGAGACCGCCGCCGCGGTCGCCGAGACCGTCATCGCCCGCGAGGACCCGACCGAGGTGCTGCTCGCCCTCGGTGCGCACCCTGATGACACCCGCGCCTTCCCGGACGCGCTCTCGGCCGGGGCGTTCGGGGCCGAGTTCGACCTTCCGGTCCTGCTGACGCAGGGCACGTTCCTGCCGGCACGGACCCGGGAGGTCCTCGCCAGCCGGCCGTGGGAGGACGGCATCCGCGTGTTCGGCGGCGAGGCCGCGGTGAGCGCCGCGGTCGCGGACGCCGCCCGGGACGCGGCCAGCGGGACGGGTGTGTTCCGCTTCGCAGGCGCCGACCGCTACGACACCAGCCGACTCGCCGCCGAGGAGACCCTGCGGCGGTGGCAGGAGCGCATCGAGGAGGAGGGTCCCGACCCCAACGACGACCCGACCGGCCTCGAGGTCGTGCTCTCGTCCGGGCTCAACTGGCCCGATGCGCTCGGGGCCGGTGCCGCGGCGGACCGTCGCAACGCCGTGTTCCTGCTCGTCCACGCCGCCGAGGTCGGGCGCTCGGCCGCGGTCCAGGAGTGGCTCACCGACAACGCGGTCACGCTCGCGCACGGCCTGATCAGCGGCGGGCCCGAGGCGGTCGACGACGAGGTCGTGGATGCCATCGGCTCGATCATCGCGTCCGCCGGTCCACACCAGGACGATCCCGAGACGTGGGCGCCCGACCCCTTCGCCCCCCAGCCCGAACCGAGTCCGACCGCGATCCCCACGTTGCCGTGA
- a CDS encoding O-methyltransferase — MSDDQEATVTGLLDEQVSDYLTALAAVQHGSDVLEDMEQRAEEHGFPIVGRAVGRFLETQARAIGAERVMELGSGYGYSAYWFARAVGADGEVVCTDGDPGNARDAEGYLTRAGLWDRVRYHVGDALESFATEDGTFDIVYCDVDKDGYPDCWRAARSRIRMGGLYLCDNTLWDGHVVTGDDRPGLEGWTAAIQEHNRLVTEDPDFVSSIVPIRDGVLVALRVA, encoded by the coding sequence GTGAGTGACGACCAGGAGGCGACGGTGACCGGGCTACTCGACGAACAGGTCAGCGACTACCTGACCGCTCTCGCAGCGGTACAGCACGGCTCGGACGTGCTCGAGGACATGGAGCAACGGGCCGAGGAGCACGGCTTCCCGATCGTCGGCCGAGCCGTCGGACGTTTCCTCGAGACCCAGGCACGCGCCATCGGGGCCGAACGGGTGATGGAGTTGGGATCGGGGTACGGCTACTCGGCCTACTGGTTCGCCCGCGCCGTCGGGGCGGACGGCGAGGTGGTGTGCACGGACGGCGACCCGGGGAACGCTCGCGACGCCGAGGGCTACCTCACACGCGCGGGTCTGTGGGACCGTGTCCGTTACCACGTGGGTGACGCGCTGGAGTCGTTCGCGACTGAGGATGGCACCTTCGACATCGTGTACTGCGACGTCGACAAGGACGGCTACCCCGACTGCTGGCGCGCGGCGCGGTCGCGCATCCGCATGGGCGGCTTGTACCTGTGCGACAACACGCTCTGGGACGGCCACGTCGTCACCGGCGACGACCGACCGGGCCTCGAGGGCTGGACCGCCGCGATCCAGGAGCACAACCGGCTCGTCACCGAGGACCCCGACTTCGTCTCCAGCATCGTGCCCATCCGCGACGGGGTCCTCGTGGCGCTGCGCGTGGCCTGA
- a CDS encoding arginine deiminase, whose product MTGSIRSEVGALRQVLVHRPGTELRRITPSNKEELLFDELLWVDRAREEHAAFVDVLRESGAEVLFVQDLLTDVLEDDALAAEVVARHVTDDACGPELAARVRSFLLEGPTDELVRHLVGGVSVEEVGSGAGLVARILAPSEMLLAPLPNLVFMRDSSAWVGEGVLLSPMNRLVRRREADLLRLVYDRHPRFVDTPVWFGGERREYFPATVEGGDVLVVGDRGLAIGISERTTPQGVEALATRLFEADVVDRILAVDLPKVRAAMHLDTVVTMVDVDAFIVYPSITPEVRTFQVTPTKKALRVEQADGLLQGLAWAAGLDHARGIEPALGSVQAEREQWNDANNTLAVRPGEVVAYERNVATNSILSDAGITVRTIPSYELPRGRGGPRCMTCPILRDPL is encoded by the coding sequence GTGACCGGCTCGATCCGCTCGGAGGTCGGGGCGCTGCGTCAGGTGCTGGTGCACCGCCCCGGTACCGAGCTGCGGCGGATCACCCCATCCAACAAGGAGGAGCTGCTCTTCGACGAGCTGCTCTGGGTCGATCGCGCGAGGGAGGAGCACGCGGCGTTCGTCGACGTGCTCCGCGAGAGCGGGGCCGAGGTGCTGTTCGTCCAGGACCTGCTGACCGACGTGCTGGAGGACGACGCTCTCGCCGCCGAGGTGGTCGCTCGACACGTGACCGATGACGCCTGCGGGCCCGAACTCGCGGCACGGGTCCGCTCCTTCCTCCTGGAGGGCCCCACCGACGAGTTGGTCCGCCACCTCGTCGGTGGTGTCTCAGTCGAGGAGGTCGGCTCGGGAGCCGGCCTGGTGGCGCGTATCCTGGCCCCCTCCGAGATGCTGCTCGCACCCCTGCCGAACCTGGTGTTCATGCGCGACTCCTCCGCCTGGGTCGGTGAGGGTGTCCTCCTCTCGCCGATGAACCGGCTCGTCCGACGCCGCGAAGCCGATCTGCTCCGGCTGGTCTACGACCGTCACCCGCGCTTCGTGGACACGCCGGTGTGGTTCGGAGGAGAACGGCGCGAGTACTTCCCCGCGACGGTCGAGGGCGGCGACGTCCTCGTCGTCGGTGACCGTGGGCTCGCCATCGGTATCTCGGAGCGCACGACGCCGCAGGGGGTCGAAGCCCTCGCCACGCGGCTGTTCGAGGCTGACGTGGTCGATCGCATCCTCGCCGTCGATCTGCCGAAGGTCCGCGCAGCCATGCACCTCGACACCGTGGTCACGATGGTCGACGTCGATGCGTTCATCGTCTACCCATCGATCACCCCGGAGGTCCGCACCTTCCAGGTGACCCCGACGAAGAAGGCGCTGCGGGTCGAGCAAGCCGACGGGCTGCTACAGGGTCTGGCCTGGGCGGCGGGGCTCGACCACGCCCGCGGCATCGAGCCGGCCCTCGGTTCGGTGCAGGCCGAACGCGAGCAGTGGAACGACGCCAACAACACCCTGGCCGTCCGCCCCGGGGAGGTGGTCGCCTACGAGCGCAACGTCGCGACCAACAGCATCCTCAGCGACGCCGGGATCACGGTCCGGACCATCCCCAGCTACGAGCTCCCCCGGGGCCGGGGCGGTCCGCGCTGCATGACGTGCCCGATCCTGCGCGACCCCCTGTAG
- a CDS encoding DMT family transporter: protein MTTPLAVVLAAVGGALIATQGALLGPFSDRVRNVMVVALWVHVAGAVFAGAVVLFGRYELGITELRSAPWLLLAGVAGVGIVASIGAVVGYLGLGTTLAVLTGVQLLIALLLDASGILERTVELSLQRVLGAGLIVVGVLLVFGRGEG, encoded by the coding sequence GTGACGACACCGCTCGCGGTTGTCCTCGCGGCGGTTGGGGGCGCGCTCATCGCGACGCAGGGGGCGCTGCTCGGCCCGTTCTCGGACCGGGTCCGCAACGTCATGGTCGTGGCGCTGTGGGTCCACGTCGCCGGGGCGGTGTTCGCCGGAGCGGTCGTGCTCTTCGGCCGCTACGAGCTGGGCATCACCGAGCTCCGCAGCGCCCCGTGGCTGTTGCTCGCCGGTGTGGCCGGCGTCGGTATCGTCGCGTCGATCGGTGCCGTGGTGGGCTACCTCGGTCTGGGCACCACGCTGGCGGTGCTCACCGGCGTGCAGCTGCTCATCGCGCTCCTGCTTGATGCCTCCGGGATCCTCGAACGCACGGTCGAGCTGAGCCTCCAGCGGGTGCTCGGCGCGGGCCTGATCGTGGTCGGCGTGCTGCTGGTGTTCGGGCGCGGCGAGGGCTGA